The following proteins are co-located in the Streptomyces bottropensis ATCC 25435 genome:
- a CDS encoding DUF1996 domain-containing protein, with protein MGRNTRKRRSPLAVRAIAASAALAVAGGGLVWANFYASAGESKSKPNATLAAAQVATIACPDVGQKLTNVPKKARAGVAKELALLDRQITEAYKRLADTRQAQAGDTNFVNNAILGPLKSKRTATIDRIAINIRRVGGQAPQGMAQLAACQGKGDQAQTNAGGGQGQNQGGQNQGGQGQNQGGQNQGGQGQNQGGQNQGGQNGGQGQGGNGQGGNGPVAGDFININQVQPNGGPKGVNGNGLAANGNGGSRGTFTTSCGVNKNELRNSDNVIVAPGVSNGAQHQHDYVGNQSNNAFASDQDLANAQTSCQNQGDKSSYFWPVIRIQDGSNDIDANKPGGGADKNVGKIVEPSQAQLKFVGNKRGPVVAMPQALRIITGDAKAFVNGLNNANTNWSCTGFEDRVVTDKYPICPQGSSVVRTSFFQSCWDGKNIDSANHRTHVDFVEADGSCSNGFQAIPQLQVRLVYNVPAPQIQNGQVVQPYAVDSFPENLHKPITDHNDFINFFNQQTMNKMVQCINNGQNCK; from the coding sequence ATGGGACGCAACACACGCAAACGACGTTCGCCGCTGGCCGTTCGGGCCATTGCCGCATCCGCGGCGCTCGCGGTCGCGGGCGGCGGCCTGGTCTGGGCGAACTTCTACGCCTCAGCGGGCGAGTCGAAGTCCAAGCCCAACGCGACGCTGGCGGCCGCCCAGGTGGCCACCATCGCCTGCCCGGACGTCGGCCAGAAGCTGACGAACGTGCCGAAGAAGGCGCGCGCGGGTGTCGCCAAGGAGCTGGCGCTGCTGGACCGGCAGATCACCGAGGCGTACAAGCGCCTGGCTGACACGCGCCAGGCGCAGGCAGGCGACACCAACTTCGTCAACAACGCCATTCTCGGCCCGCTGAAGTCCAAGCGGACGGCCACCATCGACCGGATCGCCATCAACATCCGGCGCGTGGGCGGCCAGGCTCCGCAGGGCATGGCGCAGCTCGCGGCCTGCCAGGGCAAGGGTGACCAGGCTCAGACCAACGCCGGCGGGGGCCAGGGTCAGAACCAGGGTGGCCAGAACCAGGGCGGCCAGGGTCAGAACCAGGGCGGCCAGAACCAGGGCGGCCAGGGTCAGAACCAGGGCGGCCAGAACCAGGGCGGCCAGAACGGCGGCCAGGGTCAGGGTGGCAACGGCCAGGGCGGCAACGGCCCGGTCGCGGGCGACTTCATCAACATCAACCAGGTCCAGCCCAACGGTGGCCCCAAGGGCGTGAACGGCAACGGTCTCGCCGCCAACGGCAACGGCGGCTCGCGGGGCACCTTCACCACGAGCTGTGGCGTCAACAAGAACGAGCTGCGCAACTCGGACAACGTGATCGTCGCCCCGGGTGTCAGCAACGGCGCCCAGCACCAGCACGACTACGTGGGCAACCAGAGCAACAACGCCTTCGCGAGCGACCAGGACCTGGCCAACGCGCAGACCTCCTGCCAGAACCAGGGCGACAAGTCGTCGTACTTCTGGCCGGTCATCCGCATCCAGGACGGCTCGAACGACATCGACGCCAACAAGCCCGGCGGCGGCGCGGACAAGAACGTCGGCAAGATCGTCGAGCCGAGCCAGGCTCAGCTGAAGTTCGTCGGCAACAAGCGTGGCCCCGTCGTCGCGATGCCGCAGGCACTGCGCATCATCACCGGTGACGCCAAGGCCTTCGTGAACGGCCTGAACAACGCCAACACCAACTGGAGCTGCACCGGCTTCGAGGACCGTGTGGTGACGGACAAGTACCCGATCTGCCCGCAAGGCAGCTCCGTGGTGCGGACGTCCTTCTTCCAGAGCTGCTGGGACGGCAAGAACATCGACAGCGCCAACCACCGCACGCACGTCGACTTCGTCGAGGCGGACGGCAGCTGCTCGAACGGCTTCCAGGCCATCCCCCAGCTCCAGGTCCGCCTGGTCTACAACGTCCCGGCCCCGCAGATCCAGAACGGCCAGGTCGTGCAGCCCTACGCGGTCGACTCCTTCCCGGAGAACCTGCACAAGCCGATCACCGACCACAACGACTTCATCAACTTCTTCAACCAGCAGACGATGAACAAGATGGTCCAGTGCATCAACAACGGCCAGAACTGCAAGTAG